The window GATCCGCGACGTCACGCCCCTCGGCATGCAGCTTCGCGGACTGCTCGCCGCTGCCGGAAAACTGCGCTGGCTTTTGATCGCGCTGGCCTTCGCCGCGGGCGGCGTGGTGTATGCGCAGCGGGACCGCCTCTGGAATCACGAGCTGTCCGCGCTGAGCCCGGTGCCGCCGGCGGCCCAGGCGCTCGACCTCGCCTTGCGCACCGATGTCGGTGCGCCTGACGTGCGCTACATGGTCGTCGTGCGCGCGGCCGACCCGGAAGCGGCGCTGCAAGCTGCCGAGGCGGCTTCCGGCCGCCTGCAGCCGCTCGTCGAGTCCGGCGCGATCGGTGGCTTCGAGAGCCCGTCGTTCTACCTGCCTTCCCGCGCGCGGCAGCTGGAACGGAAGGCGGCGCTGCCCGATGCGGCCGAACTTCGCGCCCGCCTGCCGGAAGCCACGCGCGGGCTCCCTCTCCCGGCCGCACGGCTCGAACCGTTCGTCGAGGACGTGGCCGCGGCACGCGAGCGCGCCCCCCTGACACGTGCCGACCTCGACGGCACGAGCTTCGCCATCGCCGTCGATTCGCTGCTGATGCGCCAGGGCGAACGCTGGACGGCGCTGCTGCCGCTGCGCGCGCCGACGACGGGAGCGCATCCGGGCGAGATCGACACCGCCGCCGTGCGCCACGCGCTCGAAGGCGCACCGGGATCCGACACCCTGTTCATCGACATGAAGGGCGAATCCGACCGCCTGTACGCCGGCTATTTCAGGGAGGCGCTCCTGCTCTCGCTCGCCGGCGTGCTGGGCATCGTCGCCCTGCTCGGGGCCACTCTGCGCTCGGCACGGCGGGTCGTCCGCGTGCTGCTGCCGCTCGCGGCATCCGTGCTGGTCGTGGTCGCCGGGCTGCTGCTGGCCGGCGTCGCGCTGACGATCCTGCACCTCGTGGGGCTGCTGCTGATCGTCGCCGTCGGCTCCAACTATGCCCTGTTCTTCGACGGCAAGGGTGACGGCAGCGCCCCCCCGCCCGGCACGCTCGCCTCCATGCTGTTCGCCAACCTCACGACGGTCGCCGGCTTCGGCGTCCTCGCCTTCTCGTCGGTTCCGGTGCTGCAGGCGATCGGCGGCACCGTCGGCCCCGGCGCCCTCCTCGCGCTGCTGTTCGCGGCAGCCCTCGCACGCCCCTCATGCCCCGCCGCTGGCGCCCCGGAGCGCTGATCCATCTCTCCGCCGCCCTTCACGCGGCCGCGGCGGCCGGGGTCGTGCTGCGCCCCGATTCCTGGCCGTGGGCGGCCGGTGCCCTCGTCGCCAACCACGGCCTGCTGACAGCCGCCGGACTGCTGCCGCGCTGCGGACTGCTCGGGACCAACTGGACGCGACTCCCTGACGCCGCCGCCGCACGCGGCGAGCTTGCGCTGACGATAGACGACGGCCCCGACCCCGAAATCACGCCCCGCGTGCTGGATCTGCTGGACGCCCACGGCGCGCGCGCCACCTTCTTCGCGATCGGCCGGCAGGTGCGGCACCACCCGGCCTTGGCCCGCGAAATCGTCGCACGCGGTCATGCCGTCGAGAATCACAGCGAGCACCACCTCAAGACCTTCTCGCTGCGCGGGCCGCGCTGGCTCGCACGCGAGATCGCCACCGCGCAGGAGACGATCGCGCAGACCTGCGGCCGCAAGCCGTGCTTCTTCCGCGCCCCCGCCGGACTGCGCAATCCCTTCCTCGAACCCGTCCTCGCGCAGCTGGACCTGCAACTTGCTTCATGGACACGGCGGGCCTACGACACGCGCAACAGCGATGCGGAATTCGTCGTCCGCCGGCTCTCCGACAGCCTCGCGGCGGGCGACATCCTCTTGCTGCACGACGGCAACGCGGCGCGGACTACGTCGGGCCGGGCGGTGATCCTCGACGCCCTCCCACGGCTTCTCGAGCGCTGCGCCGGCGCCGGCCTTACCCCCGTCACCCTTGCCGCAGCGCTGGCATGACTGCCCCTTCCCTGCGTACCTTTGCCTCGCACGCGGCGAGTAGCTGCCGCCCCGCCGAAGAGCGCGTCGCAAATGCCGTCTTCGCTTCCGGCCCTCCGGACCCGGCCGTGCCCCCTTGCGCCCCGACGGAGTCCGGATGCGCCCGGCCTTTTGCTAAAATACCGTTTTTTCATTAGCTTCCGAGGCGCCGTGCATCCGTTGCTGATCTCCTCCTACACCGCGACGACCTGCCTCGGGCGCGGCCGGGAACCGCTGCGCGAAGCCCTGCTCGCGGGCGCATCCAGCCTCAAGCCGTGCGATTTCGAAACCGTCGTCCTGCCCACCTGGATCGGCGAGGTCGCAGGTACGGACGAAGAAAAGCTGCCGGCCGCGCTCGCCCGTTTCGATTGCCGCAACAACCGCCTCGCCCAGCTCGGCCTCGTCCAGGACGGCTTTGCCGATGCCGTTCGCGCCGCCGCGGCCCGTTACGGCAACGACCGCATCGGCGTGTTCCTCGGCACCAGCACCTCCGGCATCCTCGAGACCGAACTCGCCTATCGCCGACGCGATCCGCAGACCGGCGCCTTGCCGCAGGATTTCGACTACGCGGGCTCGCACAACACGTTTTCCGTCGGCGCCTTCGTGCAGGCTTGGTTCGGGCTGAAGGGACCCGCCGTCGTCGTGTCCTCGGCCTGCTCGTCGAGCGCGAAGGTCTTTGCCGCTGCCGCACGCATGATGACGGTCGGGCTCATCGATGCGGCGGTCGTCGGCGGCGTCGATTCGCTGTGCCTGACGACCCTGTACGGTTTCAATTCGCTCGAGCTCACGTCCTCGCACGCCTGCCGGCCCTTCGACCGCGCGCGCGACGGCATCTCGATCGGCGAGGCCGCCGCCTTCGCGCTGCTCGAGCGCACGCCGGACGCATTGCCGCCGGACGCGATCCTGCTGCTGGGCAGCGGCGAATCGAGCGACGCCTACCACATGTCCTCGCCGCATCCCGAGGGGCGCGGCGCGCGCCATGCGATGGCGGCCGCGCTCGCGAGCGCCGAACTCGCGCCGCAGGATATCGACTACATCAACCTGCACGGCACCGCGACGCCGAGCAATGACGCGGCCGAAGGCCGGGCCGTGGCGGACCTGTTCGGCAACGCGGCGCCCTGCAGCTCGACCAAGGGCGCGACCGGGCACACGCTCGGAGCCGCCGGCGGCGTCGAGGCCGTGATCGCCGCACTGGCGATCCGCGACGGCATCATTCCCGCCGGCGCCGGGACGAACGATCCCGAGCCGGGACTCGACTACGTGCTCGCGACGCGCCGCCGCAGCGTGCGGCGCGTGCTCAGCAATTCCTTCGGATTCGGCGGCACGAACTGCAGCCTGATCCTCGGCCGCGCAGCATGAATCCGACGATGCCCCCCCGCCTTCCGCCTCGATCCGCAGCATCGGCGTGCTCGGCCCCGGACTCGCCGACTGGCCCGCCTGCGCCGCGATCCTCGCCGGCGAGGCCGCCTGGGTCCCGCAGAAGACCGTCCTCGCCGCACCGGACCTCCTCCCGCCCGCCGAGCGCCGGCGCGCCGTGCGCGTCGTCAAACTCGCCCTGACCGTCGGCCTCGAAGCCACGCGCGCCGCCGGCGTTGATCCCGCCGCACTCGCGACGGTCTTCTCGTCATCCGGCGGAGACGGCGTCAACTGCCATCAGATCTGCGAGACGCTCGCCTCCGACGACCGGCAGATCTCCCCGACACGCTTTCACAACTCCGTACATAACGCTGCCGCCGGCTACTGGAGCATCGCGACCGGCGCGACCGCGTCCGCGGCAGTCCTGTGCGCGTACGACGGCAGTTTTGCTGCGGGGCTCCTCGAAGCGATCACCCAGGTCGCGGTCGATCGCGCGCCGTGCCTGCTGATCGCCTACGACGCCGACTACCCCGAACCCCTGCGCGCGAAACGCCCGGTCCCGGACGCCTTCGGCGTTGCGCTGCTGCTAACGCCCGAGGCCGACGGGCAAGCGATCGGCCGGATTTCCGCCCGGCTCACGGATGCGTCCGCGGACTCGCTCGCCGACCCGGCGCTCGACGAACTGCGCCGCGCGATCCCCGCCGCCCGCAGCCTGCCCCTGCTGGCCGCGATCGCGCAGCACTGTACCGGCCGCGTCGTGCTCGACTATCTCGATCACACCCGCCTCGCGGTGGATCTCAGCGCATGAACCGGCCAGCCGCGCCCCTCGACCGCGCCGCCATCGCACGGCGCATTCCGCATCAGGGGACCATGTGCCTGCTCGCAGGCGTCGACGCATGGGATGCCGACACGATCCGCTGCCACGCGACGAGCCACCGTGACGCCGGCAACCCCTTGCGCGAAGCCTGGGGGCTGCCGGCGACGAGCGCCATCGAGTACGCCGCGCAGGCCATGGCGGTGCACGGCGCCCTGCTCGCGCCTTCCGGCGAGGCCCCGCGTGCCGGCTACCTCGCCAGCGTGCGCGGCGTCGAGATCGGCGTCGAACGCCTCGACACGCTCGCCGCCGATCTCGACATCCGTGCCGAACGCATCGCCGGCAACGACAACCAGATCCTCTATGCCTTCACCGTCGCGGCCGCCGGCCGCATGCTCGTCTCCGGGCGTGCCGCGGTGATCCTCGACGCGGGCGTCCTCGCCGGCGCCCCCAACGGGAGTCAATCTTGAAGCACGCCCTCGTCACCGGCGGCAGCGGCGGCATCGGCGCGGCGATCTGCCGCCGCCTCGCCCGCGACGGCCACCACGTCTTCATCCACGCCAACCGGCAGGCCGACAAGGCCGAAGCACTGGCGCGCGAAATCCGTGCCGCGGGCGGCAGCGCGCAGGCGGTCGCGTTCGACGTCACCGACGCGGCCGCAACCGCCGCCGCGCTCGAAGCGATCACGGCCGACGCTGCGCTGCAGATCCTCGTGAACAACGCGGGCATCCACGACGACGCCGTCTTCCCGGGCATGCGCGCCGACCAGTGGCAGCGCGTCATCGACGTGTCGCTGAACGGCTTCTTCAACGTCACCCAGCCGCTGACGATGCCGATGATCCGCACGCGCTGGGGGCGCATCATCACGGTCTCCTCCGTCGCGGCCATCACCGGCAACCGCGGCCAGGCCAATTACGCGGCCGCGAAGGGCGCACTGCATTCGGCCAGCAAATCGCTCGCGCAGGAGCTGGCCAGCCGCGGCATCACGGTGAATGTGGTCGCCCCCGGCATCATCGACACGGCCATGAGCGAACACGCCTTCGACGCGGACGCGATCGCCCGCATCGTGCCGATGAAACGTGCCGGCAAGCCCGAGGAAGTTGCCGACCTGATCGGCTTCCTGGCATCCGCCGAGGCGGCCTACATCACCGGGCAGGTGATCTCGATCAACGGCGGGATGATCTGACGCGACGCGCGACGAGCATCGGCAGGCGCACGAGAAAACCGAAGAACAGGCGCGTGTGCATCCACGTCAGCAGCAGGTTGTCGCGCGCGTAGTTGAAATGCGACACCCCGCCCTCGTCGGCACCGAAATACTTCACCGGCGCCGGGCGATTCACCGGGGGCACCCCCAGCCAGGCCATGCGCACGACTGCCTCGGGGTCGAAGTCGAAGCGGCGCATCCAGCGCTGGCCGTGCATCACCTGGGCGAGCGGGCCGATCGGATACACGCGGAAGCCGAACAGCGAATCGCCGATCCCCATCCACAGCGTCTCGAGGTTCGCCCACCAGTTCGACACCTTGCGTCCGCGCACGCGCAGCGCCGGCGCACTGGCGTCGAACACCGGCATGCCCAGCACCATCGCCTCGGGCCTGGCCGCCGACGCCGCCATGAAGTCGGGAATCAGCTCCGCGGGGTGCTGGCCGTCCGAGTCCATCGTCAGCACATGCGTGAACCCCTGCTTCGCCGCGAGTTCGATACCGTGCAGCACCGCTGCGCCCTTGCCCGAGTTCCGCGGCAGCACGATCACGCGCAGCCCCGGATCCTCTTCCGCCATGCGGCGCAGCCCGTCGGCCGTGCCGTCCGTGCTGCCATCCACGACAACCCACACCGGCATCCACTGGTGGCGCGCGGCACGCACGGTCTCGAACACCTTGGGTCCCGGGTTGTAGCTCGGAATCAGCACCAGATGCGTGGACGTCGGGGCGGCCACCGGACTCGGCAACGGCGCGGATTTCGGCAGGGTGACCTGATGGAACGTCATGGCTGCAACCGGAACAGGGTCAGATCGTGGACGACGACATTTTGCCACCGTCGCCGCGCGGCGGTCGCGGGAGAACCGCACCCGCGAGTTCGGCAACGAAATAGCGCTCGAGTTCGGCCATGAACGGTTGCACGCTGACCGGCGGGTCGAAGCGGCGCCCCAGCCGGACGCGGTAGGTCACCGGCATCTCGGGTTTGCGGAAGAGCGGCCAGCCCTTGCACAGATAGGGCGATTCCGTCTCGATGAAGATCGTCTGCACCGGCACCTTCGCCCGCCGCGAAATCAGTCCGATGCTGCTCAGCAGCGGATTGAGGGGCATGCGCGTCGTGCGGGTGCCTTCGGGGAACACCAGCAGGAAGCTGCCGGCCGACAGATCGCGCGTCGCGCTGCCCACCATGCGCAGCGGCGAATCGTTGCGGATGTAGCGTGCGAGCCGTGCCCCGGCGCCGAGAAAGATGTTGTCCATCAGCCCCGCCTTCATGATGCACGCGACGTCCGGCAGGCGGGAGATCACCATCACCGCGTCGAGCAGGCTCGGGTGATTCGGTGCGAGGATCAGCGGCCCCTGCCCGCGCAGCTTGTCCAGTGCCGACAGGTCGAAGCGGCAGGCCCCGATCAGGGTCAGGAAGCGGATGTAGCTATTGAAGCCCTGGTTGATGATGAAGCGGCCGAGCCGGCGCCCGGCCTGCGCCGGCAGCAGCGGGTGCAACACCATCGCGAAGGGCGTCCACAGGAGGCAGATCGTGCCGAGGTAGCCCAGCCCGAGATAGAGCAGCACGTACTCCCGCAGCCGGCGCACCAGGCCGGGCCGCGTCCCGCCGCGCTCACTCATCGGCCTCGACCCGTCGCGAAGACTCGCCCAGCACCCAGGTCACCGCCAGGCCCGCGGCGACGTAATCCTTGCGTTTCACGAGGGGACTGTCCTCGAACACCGCTCCCCGGAGGCTGTCGTAGCGCACGAAGCCCCCGACCCACCAGCCCGGAAACCGCTTCCACAGCGCGGCAAGCACCTGTGTCCCGCCATAGCCGCCGCGCGCATCGAATGCCGGGCGGAGCGGCGTCGCCTGGTTCGCTTCCACGGCGTAGAAATACCGATGCTGCCGCCGATCGCCATAGACGGGCCCGGCCACGATACCCAGCGTCCAGCCCGCCATCCCGGCCGGCTCGCGCCAGTCCAGGTTGAGCTGCGGGGAGAACTGCCAGCCCGTCGATTCCGGGCTGCCTTCGACCGTAAACCCCGCACGCAAGGGCAGCCGCGTGCGCAGACGCAGGCGCTCGTCGCCGGACCGCCACAGCCGCACATCGAGCGACGGACCAAGCTCCACCGTCGGTTTCAGGTCCGGCATGCCTTCGCGCGCCTTCACCCGGTCGCTGCTCACGGGCGGCGACGCACCCAGACTCAGGCTCGCTTCGACACGGTCGCTATCGAAGAAGGTGCCGCGGATCCCTTGCCGGTCGGCCTTCAGGAATTCGCCCCGGTACACGACGTAGGGAACGGGAAGCACGAACAGGCGATTCTCGTCCGAACCGCGATAGGCGGGGAACTGCAGCACGGTGAGGCCAGCACCCAGTTCCCACAAGGGCTTCTCCGCAGCCATTGCACCACTCGCATGGAGCGAAGCGAGCGCCAGCACGAGCGGGAACACTGCCTGAGCCGGCATTCCACGCACCGCCACCGCATCAGCCATCCTCATCAAGCCTCCTCCAATGCATGCCCGCCCGAGGCCTCTATCTCGACCAGCAGATCGGCTCGACACACATCGGCTTGCACGAACACCACCGGCACCTCGCTGCCGACGTGCTCGCGAACGCTCGCCCGCACTGCGCCCAGATCGGCGGGATGGCGTACGTACACCTTGTAGGAAAGGTCCCGCAGCCCGAACCCGGCACCATCTGGTGCAACCCGTCGCGCCTCGGCAAGCACCGCCGCGATGTTGCGGAAGGATTCCTCCGTCTGCGCCACCACGTCCCCTGGATGCAGCGTCCTGTGCCCGACGATGCTTGCCGTTCCCGACACGAAGAGCACCGGCGGCGCCTCGGAGAGGGCCAGGCTCGCACGGGCGAAGGTCGGACTGCGCGGACCGTACTGCAGCGGGTAATGATACGCGCAGACCTGGCGCGGATTCTCGATGGCAACGGGCGCCTCGCGCAAAGCCAGGAAATACAGGGTGAAGGGTCCGTCCGCCGTCCCCAGTGCGCATGCGGCGGGAACGCGTCCGGTCGTGCTGCGGCCGCCGGCGCGGAAAGCTTCCTGGCGCCCGGCGTTGAACTGCCGGTAACGCTCGCTGCCGTCGGCCTCGACGTTGATCCCGGGAAAGTAGTTCCAGGCACGGAAGAGCGCCCGATAACCGCTTTCGTCGAGCAGGCCGAACACTTCCCGGTAGGCAGCCTCCGTCGCCCACTGCAAGCCCGACACCGACGCCCCGATCGGCACGGCGTCCTCCCCGATCTCGAGGGCACCCAACAGCATCGTATCGCTGCACCGATAGCGGACCCGCCCGCGCAAGCCCGTCTCCAGCGGCCCGCGCGTGCGCCAGATCTCGCACATGGACCGAGGCCCTTCAAGGACGGGGGTGGCAATGCTGGCAACCGGGATTGCGGGCGGTACGAGGCTGGCGTCCCCGCCGCCGAGAATTGCGATGCCGAGCACGTCGTCCCACCACTGTTCCGGGCACGCCCGGAGCGAAGCCGCCGGCATGAACGCCAGCGACAAACCGCGAACCGCTTCCATCAGCACACCACGCCTTCCTGCCCCGGGGCGAACACGCCCGGGAAACGATTGATTTTTTCGGGAAGCCCATGCCGGACGCCGGAAGTCCCGCAAGCCGGGACGGGATCGCGACCGGGGAAACGGGGTTTCCCCGCACGGCAGGAAAGGAGATTCCGGGGCCTGCCGAAATCTCGGCACACTACATGTTTTTTATTACAAAACATGTAGTTATCAATACACAACGCATACAAGGGGCGAATCTTCACATACCGTCCGACAAGTTGCAAGAAGCGGCCGATTTCCGCTCGCGGCGAAGCTTGCCGCGGTGGAACGATGCGCGCGACACGTCCGGCACCGCGCGCAGCCGCCAAGCGGCCGTCGCGAATCTCGCAACGGTTCAGGCCGATCGATCAGAACTTTTCCACCCACGGGCGCAGGTCCAGCTCCTGTGTCCAAGCGCTGCGCGGTTGCCGGTACAACTGGAAGTAGGCCTCGGCGATCGCATCCGGATCGAGCAGGGAATCCCCGTCCGCCACGTCCGTATGCTCGACCACGCTGCTCGGCCTGATGCGGCCGTCGATGATCACGTGCGCGACATGGATGCCCTTGGGCTGGAGCTCGCGCGCCATGCTCTGGGCGAGCGCCCGCAGGCCGAACTTGCCCACGGCGAGGTTGTGAAAACCCGCGCTCCCGCGCAGGCTCGCGGTCGCACCGGTGAACAGGATGGTGCCCCCGGCACCGCCCTGCCCGATGCGCTCGAGCATGGCCCGCGCCGCCTCGCGCCCCACGAGGAAGCCGCCCAGGCAACCGACGCGCCAGCAGCGCTCGAATTCTTCCGCGCTCGTCTCCACGATGCCGCGCGCGAGAAAGGCACCCGCGTTATACACGACCACGTCGGGACAGCCGTAGTCGCCGCGGACCGCCCGGAACAGGGCCGCCACGTCCGCCTCGCGGCTCGCATCACAGGAATAGGCATGCGCACCGCGGCCGATGCCCGCGCATTCCACGCTCAGGTTCTCCAGCCGATCGACATTGCGCGCGGCGAGCGCCACATTCATCTCGGCCGCACCGAAACGGCGCGCGAGCGAGCGTCCCAGCCCCGGCCCCGCGCCGACGATCAGTGCAAGTTTCCGCTGTTCCATGACTGCCTCCTCTGCCGCTCGCGTACCGTGCGACGGCACGGCCGCCGGTGAGTTCAGCTTAGATCACGTCCACCGCTCTCGCCTCGCCCACCGACGCGGCGCGGTGTGCAAGGCGTTGGCGCGCAGCCGCGTCCGGAGTTATCCTCGTCCGATGAGGCCCCCCGCGCCTCCACACGATGGCGAATGCGTAGCGAGGAAGATCCGCAATGACTGGCGACGTGATGGAAGAGAGCTGGCGACAGAACCTCGACGGTCGATTCGGCGAGCGCCTGGGGGTGCCGCGGGGTCCGGACTGGTGGACGGCCCTGCCGCCCGAGCGCTGCCCCGGATGGACTGCAGACGGCGTGCTGACGTCGCTGCCCTTGCCGAACCTTGCAAGCTGCACCCGTGCCGAGGTGCGCGCGTATTTCGACAATGGCTGGACGCTCACCGAACTGCTCTTCTCCGCGCTGCTCGGCGAGGAGGCGTTCTACCGCCCGCCGTACCATCACCTGCGCCATCCGATGGTGTTCTACTACTGCCATCCGCCGGCGCTGTACGTGAACAAGCTGCGGGTCGCCGGTTTGATCGCCGAGCCGCTCAACCCGTACTTCGAGCGCATCTTCGAGACCGGCATCGACGAGATGCGCTGGGACGACATGTCCAAGAACGCGATGCGCTGGCCCGCCTTCGATGAGGCGCAGGACTATCGCAAGGCGGTGTATGCGCTGGTCTGCCGGGTCATCGACGAGCATCCCGGCCTGGCCGACGGCCACCCGCCGATCACGCAGCAGGACCCGCTGTGGGCGCTGTTCATGGGTTTCGAGCACGAACGCATCCACCTCGAGACCTCGTCCGTCCTGATCCACGAACTGCCGCTGCGGCTCGTGCGCAGACCTGCGGGCTGGGCGCCGCTGCATCCGTCGGCGACGCGACCCTCGGCATTCCCGCCGGTCGCCGGGCGCGACTACCCCGAAATGGAACTGCTGCCGGTCGGCGCCGCGAGCCTGCGCCTCGGCAAACCGGCGGACTGGCCTTCCTACGGCTGGGACAACGAATACGGCAGCCGCCGCGTCGACACCCAGCCGTTCCACGCGGGCCGCTGCCTGGTCACGAACGGCCAGTTCTGGGAGTTCGTCGCGGCCGGGGGCTATCGCGAACAGGGCTGGTGGTCGGACACGGGCTGGGCGTGGCGCACCTACCGCAACCTCAAATGGCCGACCTTCTGGGTACCCGACGGCCCCGCGGGTTCGCACCAGTTCCGCCTGCGCACGCTGTTCGAAGTCATCGACATGCCCTGGGACTGGCCGGCGGAAGTGAACTGGCACGAGGCGAGCGCCTACTGCGTGTGGCTGAGCGCACGCGACGGGGTGCCCTGCCGCCTGCCGAGCGAGGCCGAGCACAACGCGCTGCGCGACCCCGTCGGCGCCGTCGCGGACGACCCCGTCATGGCCGCCGACGGCGCGACCCTGCTGCGCGAACGCGGCCTCAACCTCAACCTCGGCTGCGGCTCCTCGACGCCCGTCACCAGCGGACGTCCGACGGCGCAGGGTTTCCACGATGTCTTCGGCAACGTGTGGCAGTGGCTGGGCGACCAGTTCAACCCGCTGCCGGGCGCGCAGGTGCATCCGTATTACGACGATTTCAGCAGCCCGTGCTACGACGGCGAGCACCAGATGATCCTCGGCGGATCGTGGGTCTCGACCGGCGACGAGGCGAGCGTGTGGTCGCGCTTCCATTTCCGCCCGCACTTCTTCCAGCACGCCGGCTTCCGGATCGTGCAGGCCGCGCACGACGGCGGTGCCGTGACGCTCGACGAAACGGGCGCGCGCGGCAAGGTGTACGAAAGCGCCGAGGTCACCAACGAATACCTGCTGCTGCACTACGGCAGCGCCGAGGAGCAGATGCCCTGGGCGTCCGGGCCGCGCGACGCGTGCCAGTTCCCGCAGCGTTCCGCGCGCTGGCTGATCGACGGCGCGCGCGAGCTCGGCGTGACGACCGAGCGGGCGCTCGACGTCGGATGTGCGGTGGGTGGCGCCAGCTTCGAACTCGCGCGCACGTACGGCGAGGTGCTGGGCGTCGACCTGAGCCGCGCCTTCATCGACGCCGCCACGGCCCTGCAGCGCGACGGCGCGCTGGACTACGATTGCCGCGACGAAGGCGACCTCGGCCACCCGCTGCGGGCGCACGTCGACCCGGCGATCGACCGCAGCCGGGTCAGCTTCCGCCAGGCCGACGCCTGCTCGCTGCCCGCGGAGCTCATGGATTACGACGCCATCCTGCTCGCAAACCTGCTGTGCCGCCTCCCCAGCCCGAAGTCGCTGCTCGGACGGCTCGGCGGACCCTGCGGGCTGGTGCGCGTCGGCGGGGTCGTCGCGATCCTCTCGCCCTACACCTGGATGGAGCAGTTCACCCCCCGCGGCGCCTGGCTGGGCGGCTACCTCGACGGCGAGCGCCCGGTGCGCAGCGGCGACGCGCTGAAATCGCTGCTGACCGCGGACGGCTTCGAACTGCGCCGCGAAACCGAACTTCCGCTCGTGATCCGCGAGCATGCACGCAAGTACCAGTACATCGTCACGCACGCCATGCTGTGGCAGCGCGTACGCTGACGCCTTCCCTGAAAACCGACTCCCGTCACCCATCATGAGCTTCCGATACCTGCAGAGCCTGTTCAATCCGCAATCCATCGCCGTCATCGGCGCGAGTGCCCGCCCGCGCCGCATCGGCAGCGTCGTGATGCGGAACCTCCTCGCGGGGGGCTTCGGCGGCGTGATCATGCCGGTCAACCCCAAGCGCGACGCGGTCGCAGGCGTGCTGGCCTACCCGAGCGTGGACGCCCTGCCGCGCACGCCGGATCTCGCGATCATCTGCACCCCGCCGTCCGCGATCCCGGGCATCCTCGAGCAACTCGGCAAGCGCGGCACGCGCGCCGCCATCGTCATGGCCAGCCAGCTCTCGACCACCCTGGGGACCGACGGCCGGCCGCTCGACGTCACGATCCTCGAGATCGCCCGGCGCCACGACATCCGCATCCTCGGCGGCAGCACGCTCGGTGTCATGGTGCCCCAGGCCGGCCTCAACGCGACCTTCTCCAAGGTCGGCGGGCTGTCGGGCAACATCGGCTTCGTGTCGCAATCGGACGCGGTGGGCACGATGGTGCTCGACTGGGCGCTGCCGAAAAAGGTCGGCTTCTCGCACTTCGTGTCGCTCGGCGATGCGCTCGACATCGGCTTCGGCGAAGTCCTCGACTTCCTCGGCAGCGACCCTGGCACGCGCGCGATCCTGATGTACATCGAATCGATCCGCGAGCGCCGCGGCTTCATGGCTGCCGCACGCGCCGCAGCCCGCAACAAGCCGGTCGTCGCGATCAAGGCCGGACGCGCGCAGCGCGCCATGCACGACGTCGGCGACCCGCTGTTTCTCGACAGCCCGGGCCTCATCGGTAGCGACGACGTGGCCGACGCCGTGCTGCGCCGCGCCGGCATCCTGCGTGTCGACCACCTCAACGAACTGTTCGGCGCCGTCGAGACCGTCGTGCGCTCGCGGCCGATCCACGGCGACCGCCTCGTCGTCATCAGCAACGGCGGCGGCGCCGGCATC is drawn from Azoarcus sp. DN11 and contains these coding sequences:
- a CDS encoding beta-ketoacyl synthase chain length factor, with translation MLGPGLADWPACAAILAGEAAWVPQKTVLAAPDLLPPAERRRAVRVVKLALTVGLEATRAAGVDPAALATVFSSSGGDGVNCHQICETLASDDRQISPTRFHNSVHNAAAGYWSIATGATASAAVLCAYDGSFAAGLLEAITQVAVDRAPCLLIAYDADYPEPLRAKRPVPDAFGVALLLTPEADGQAIGRISARLTDASADSLADPALDELRRAIPAARSLPLLAAIAQHCTGRVVLDYLDHTRLAVDLSA
- a CDS encoding beta-ketoacyl-[acyl-carrier-protein] synthase family protein, which codes for MHPLLISSYTATTCLGRGREPLREALLAGASSLKPCDFETVVLPTWIGEVAGTDEEKLPAALARFDCRNNRLAQLGLVQDGFADAVRAAAARYGNDRIGVFLGTSTSGILETELAYRRRDPQTGALPQDFDYAGSHNTFSVGAFVQAWFGLKGPAVVVSSACSSSAKVFAAAARMMTVGLIDAAVVGGVDSLCLTTLYGFNSLELTSSHACRPFDRARDGISIGEAAAFALLERTPDALPPDAILLLGSGESSDAYHMSSPHPEGRGARHAMAAALASAELAPQDIDYINLHGTATPSNDAAEGRAVADLFGNAAPCSSTKGATGHTLGAAGGVEAVIAALAIRDGIIPAGAGTNDPEPGLDYVLATRRRSVRRVLSNSFGFGGTNCSLILGRAA
- a CDS encoding polysaccharide deacetylase family protein; protein product: MPRRWRPGALIHLSAALHAAAAAGVVLRPDSWPWAAGALVANHGLLTAAGLLPRCGLLGTNWTRLPDAAAARGELALTIDDGPDPEITPRVLDLLDAHGARATFFAIGRQVRHHPALAREIVARGHAVENHSEHHLKTFSLRGPRWLAREIATAQETIAQTCGRKPCFFRAPAGLRNPFLEPVLAQLDLQLASWTRRAYDTRNSDAEFVVRRLSDSLAAGDILLLHDGNAARTTSGRAVILDALPRLLERCAGAGLTPVTLAAALA
- the fabG gene encoding 3-oxoacyl-ACP reductase FabG; amino-acid sequence: MKHALVTGGSGGIGAAICRRLARDGHHVFIHANRQADKAEALAREIRAAGGSAQAVAFDVTDAAATAAALEAITADAALQILVNNAGIHDDAVFPGMRADQWQRVIDVSLNGFFNVTQPLTMPMIRTRWGRIITVSSVAAITGNRGQANYAAAKGALHSASKSLAQELASRGITVNVVAPGIIDTAMSEHAFDADAIARIVPMKRAGKPEEVADLIGFLASAEAAYITGQVISINGGMI
- a CDS encoding hydroxymyristoyl-ACP dehydratase; protein product: MNRPAAPLDRAAIARRIPHQGTMCLLAGVDAWDADTIRCHATSHRDAGNPLREAWGLPATSAIEYAAQAMAVHGALLAPSGEAPRAGYLASVRGVEIGVERLDTLAADLDIRAERIAGNDNQILYAFTVAAAGRMLVSGRAAVILDAGVLAGAPNGSQS
- a CDS encoding MMPL family transporter; this encodes MTRRFVPALLLWLAFVGTCIAVAGQTRFTTDLSAFLPEAPSEEQRVLVEQLRDGVVSRLLLVGIEGGDAGQRAQLSRGLARQLRTDAAFGMVANGEPVHRERDQALLFTHRYLLSPAIGAERFTTAGLRQAIGESVDLLASPLGMLTKALLPRDPTGELMQLLERLDGGARPATRDGVWASRDGRRALLLAQTRASGSDLDRQQAAISTLHSAFAEEAAKLPAGANLKLLISGAPAFAVDSRATIESEVTRLALVSTAIIVALLLFIYRSPTALVLGLLPVVSGALAGVAAVSLGFGMVHGVTLGFGTTLIGEAVDYAIYLFVQSGTRDGRDTFWPTIRLGVLTSICGFGALMFSGFPGLAQLGLYSIAGLVVAALTTRFILPHLLPARFAIRDVTPLGMQLRGLLAAAGKLRWLLIALAFAAGGVVYAQRDRLWNHELSALSPVPPAAQALDLALRTDVGAPDVRYMVVVRAADPEAALQAAEAASGRLQPLVESGAIGGFESPSFYLPSRARQLERKAALPDAAELRARLPEATRGLPLPAARLEPFVEDVAAARERAPLTRADLDGTSFAIAVDSLLMRQGERWTALLPLRAPTTGAHPGEIDTAAVRHALEGAPGSDTLFIDMKGESDRLYAGYFREALLLSLAGVLGIVALLGATLRSARRVVRVLLPLAASVLVVVAGLLLAGVALTILHLVGLLLIVAVGSNYALFFDGKGDGSAPPPGTLASMLFANLTTVAGFGVLAFSSVPVLQAIGGTVGPGALLALLFAAALARPSCPAAGAPER